The Halococcus saccharolyticus DSM 5350 genome contains the following window.
ACGAGGGGCCGAAGCTGGATCGTGATGGGGTCGAGACCGAGATCGGCGGCGGCCATCCGCGCGTCACGAACGTGTGATTCTGCGCTCTTCAACGACGGAAGCACGAGCGGCGTCACGCGCTCCGGCCCGAGCGCCTCGACCGCGAGCGTCGTCGCCAGCGTCGAATCGACGCCACCGCTCATCCCGACGACGACCCCGTCCGCGGCCACGTCTCGGATGATCTCGGTGACGAACTCCTCGATCCGTTCCCGGCGGACGGCGAGATCCGATGGCTCCGTCGCGAACGACGCCGTCGGCACTCGGTCGATATCGCTCATCATTTCGCTGCACTCCCGTGCCGTTCTCTCCATGACGGAACTGGGGGTCGCGCCGTTCCGATCTGCAAAGACCATCTTGATATCGTTTCATCCATCGGAGAATAATCGACTACTGTTTCACTAAAACTCTTCTCAGTATCTGTTCATACTCTATTATCTCCTCAAGATTGATTTCTATCAACTCCAATTGATGGGTGATTTGGGTGACGTCCTAGCGGCATTGCTGGAGATGTGTCCGCTACGACCGCAAAACGATCGGAATCAGCTCAGACGATCGCGTTCCAGATCGGGGCGACCACGAAGAAGACGCTGAGAAAGCCCGCGTACAGCAGTACGAGCACCGAGGCGGCGATGGCTCCGTTCGGACGGCTGAGGCTGCGGTCGTTGCGTGCCTCGACGCGCAGTGCTTCGAGCTCGAAGAAGTCCGTGATGAACATCCCGACCACGAGGATCGAGAGAACGACGCCCGAGTGGACTTCGATCGTCATGAGATAAAACGACGCGAGGATCAGCAGGATCGTCGAAGCGACGTGGGCCGGATGTTGACCGATGGCGTCCGCACCCTGCTCGCGTGCGTCGTTGACGTGCGATCGGTGGGCGATCGCGCGCGTGAGGACGTTGACGATCGCGAGGATCAAAAGAACGTACAGGATGAGCGGGCGTTCACCGCTCCCGAGGACCGCGTCGATCGGCCCGAACAGCGAGAGGGGTTGCATGATCGGCTTTCCGATGGGATCGCATTAGAGCCTTTCCCATTTCTCGCCGCTCACACACGGTGCGGGGACGCGAGCCGGAGCGTTCCATCGCGGCCGATCCGGACCGGGCTGCCTGACCTGACGCGACCGAGCGAGTGTCCGTCGACGAACAGTTCCACATCGGCGTCGTCGCGCTCGACGGTGAGCGACACGCCCGACAGCGGGACCACCCAGT
Protein-coding sequences here:
- a CDS encoding DUF7313 family protein encodes the protein MQPLSLFGPIDAVLGSGERPLILYVLLILAIVNVLTRAIAHRSHVNDAREQGADAIGQHPAHVASTILLILASFYLMTIEVHSGVVLSILVVGMFITDFFELEALRVEARNDRSLSRPNGAIAASVLVLLYAGFLSVFFVVAPIWNAIV